The window GGCAATCAAAGACATTGATTTGCATGGTGAGGGCCATCGGTATATTCCTGCAAGGCTACATCATCGAGGCTATCGGGTTTCTGAAATCCCCACGAATCACCGTTCGCGTGGAAGTGGGGAAACAAAATACGGCAATAAGAGACTTGTCAAAGGGTCCCTAGACTTGTTGTTCCACGCATTTTGGACAAGATTCTCTTCGCGACCGATTCACCTACTGGGGTCTCTTTCACTCCTTTTCATACTTGCAGGGGTGACGCTGGGTGTCCATTCTGTATATATAAAATATGTTCACAATATTCCGTTGGAGCCGAAAACGCCGAGATTGATATTGATATCCCTATTAATCTTGTTTGGTGTGCAACTGTTCATATTTGGCGTTCTCGCAGAAATGATCACAAAACTCTATTATAAAAGCGAAGAACCATACCGTATTAGCGAGGTCATTGAATGAGTCGTTATACCAGAGATGAATTGGTTGAGATCGACGGCTCCCCGGTCGTTCTCAATCTAGGATGTGGTACCGATCGTCGTGGAGTGGGGATAGACGTTAACTATGATACTGCCGACATATCCGCAGATCTAAATGAAGGGATTCCTGTTGAGGATGACGCAGTCGACCATATAATTATTGAACATGTTCTGGAACATGTTGAGAATCCTTCTGAAATCCTGCGTGAAATGTATCGAGCTCTACACTCTAATGGGACAGCAATTATCGAAGTCCCGAATGCAGGCTGGCTTCCTGTTCGGCTCTATCTAACGCAAGATATCCACCAATTTTGGGCTCATAAGGATCCGAATAAGGAGGGACATTGGTTAGCACGACGACTGGGTAACACCGATCCGGACAGAACAGCACATCTAACACTCTGGAGCAAAGCGTTATTGAGAGACCATCTTGACCGGGTTGGTTTCCAATATGAGTTCGTAAATTCCAAACATTGGTCTCGGAATATCCGAGCCAAAGTTAGCATTCCCGATGAATGATAGTACAGCTCCTTCGATATGGTATCTCCAGCCTCGGAGGTCTAATTTTTAATTTATTATTGCTATCCGCTCTTGTTGAGATAGCTGATGTAGGCGAAATCCCCGCAGCAGTAGTTTCTGCTGGAATCGCCCTTTTACTCACATTTGCGCTGAACCAGGGCTGGGTATTCAGTCAATATCAAGCTAAGTCCAAACAAGTACTTGCGAAAAGAGCATCTTTTTATTATATCATTATGATTGGGGGGAAATCTGCAAATATAGTAATCTATTCTGTTTTATTAAAACTGAATATCTGGTATCCACTTGCGTGGGTAATTGGGAGTGGAATCGTATTCGGAGTGACGTTCCTACTGAACCGGAATATTTGGACCAGAACAGCTGACTAAATTTTCATCCACAACTTTGAGTGTGGTTCTTGTGTGTGTATATTGTCATACTTCTACCCCCATGTTGTGTAATGTTTTCTGAAGCACAATAATTCGTATTTACTGACTGTTCAATCGCCGGCGATACGCTGAAAATTGTCTCTGTCCGCCTCTCTACTATGACGTACTGAGTGTTTCCGGATTTTAAATCGTTATTTGTATCCCTAATTATATCTTTGCTTCTACTGGATTCAGGGTCCCATGTCACAGTCCAATATTTTCTCGAAAAGTCGTTGGTAACTCTATGACCGGCTTCTAATATATATAATGGCTGCGCGCTGAAACCTTGAGCATCGTCCCCGAACTCCTTATGGAGATCGTTGCCGATGGCGACTGTATCCGTAACGGTGATTTGATTATCTCCACCTGCCGGTCCCACAACTAAAGGATTAGCCATAGTGAGGGAGATTATGATGGCGCTTACGAGTAAGCAACTCCATGCGATTTTCTGTACTGTTTCAAATTTAATTTCCCGCAAAATTACCAGGGCTGTAATCCCGGTGATTATAGACAAATAGGGGAATGCATCCTGGAAGTACGTGACAAAAATACCTCGGTCCCGTATAGCATAACTTGCGACAATAGCTAGTACCAAGCCAGCTGGGAGAAGCAACTTCGGGTTCCATAAAGGTGTATCTGAGTCTCCATCAATTTGGGGCGTCAGTAGAACCACAGGAAGCCCAAACCCAACAATTACCGACACTACGGTCGATTCCATGAGCCAACTTGATTCGGTAAACGGCGCGAAGTGGACAGAAAACGTT of the Natronomonas halophila genome contains:
- a CDS encoding methyltransferase domain-containing protein; translation: MSRYTRDELVEIDGSPVVLNLGCGTDRRGVGIDVNYDTADISADLNEGIPVEDDAVDHIIIEHVLEHVENPSEILREMYRALHSNGTAIIEVPNAGWLPVRLYLTQDIHQFWAHKDPNKEGHWLARRLGNTDPDRTAHLTLWSKALLRDHLDRVGFQYEFVNSKHWSRNIRAKVSIPDE
- a CDS encoding GtrA family protein, whose translation is MIVQLLRYGISSLGGLIFNLLLLSALVEIADVGEIPAAVVSAGIALLLTFALNQGWVFSQYQAKSKQVLAKRASFYYIIMIGGKSANIVIYSVLLKLNIWYPLAWVIGSGIVFGVTFLLNRNIWTRTAD